A single region of the Mycobacterium lentiflavum genome encodes:
- a CDS encoding arabinosyltransferase domain-containing protein: MPHDERPQPILRLVAVVAGLAGLLLCLVVPLLPVKQTTATIAWPQGTVDGHITQITSPLVSGAPRALDISIPCPAMATLPASGGLVISTLPTGGVDPGKNGLFVRADKDVVVVAFRDTVAAVAKRSAIAAGACSVLHVWADAGAAGADFVGIPGATGILPAEKKPQVGGIFTDLKVAPQPGLSARVDIDTRFITAPTTLKKLVMGVGVLAVLVAIVALAMLDRHSRGGTLVNWRSPIARWRRIGWATWLSDVGVIATLLVWHVIGATSSDDGYNLTIARVAPKAGYVANYYRYFGTTEAPFDWYLAVLSKLASVSTAGVWMRIPATLAGIACWLVISHWGLRRLGPGRGGLGSNTVAVLTGGVVFLAAWLPFNNGLRPEPLIALGVIVTWMLVERAIALQRLAPAAVAIVVAMLTVTLAPQGLIAVAALLTGARAIATIIRRRRATDGLSPLAVLAASLSLILVVVFRSQTLATVAESARIKYKVGPTIAWYQDWLRYYFLTVESNPDGSMARRFAVLVLFLCLFGMLVVLLRRGRVPGLASGPAWRLIGTTALGLLLLTFTPTKWAVQFGAFASLAGALGAVTAFAFSRIGLHSRRNLTLYVTALLFLLAWATSGINGWFYVGNYGVPWFDIQPVVASHPVTSMFLAMSIATGLLAAWLHFRMDYTGHTEIKESRRNRVLAATPLLIVATIMVLGEVGSLAKGAVFRYPLYTTAKANLAALESGLSRTSCAMADDVLTEPDPNVGLLQPVAGQTFGPDGPLGGSNPVGFKPDGVGDDLRSYPVVTKPGVVNSDASPNKPNAAMSDSAGTAGGKGPIGVNGSNAALPFGLDPARTPVMGSYGENSLSATATSSWYQLPPRTPERPLVVVSAAGAIWSYKEDGTFTYGQSLKLQWGVTRPDGTTQPLGEVQPIDIGPEPAWRNLRFPLTWAPPEANVARIVAYDPNLSEDQWFAFTPPRVPVLQTLQQLMGSQTPVLMDIATAANFPCQRPFAEHLGVAELPGYRILPDHKQTAASSNGWQAGEAGGPFLFTQTLLRTSTISTYLRGDWYRDWGSVEQYYPLVPSDLAPNAVVEQGVMTVNGWSRQGPIRALP, translated from the coding sequence GTGCCCCACGACGAGCGACCGCAGCCGATCCTGCGCCTGGTCGCCGTCGTCGCCGGGCTCGCAGGCCTGCTGTTGTGCCTCGTTGTGCCGTTACTCCCGGTCAAACAGACCACTGCGACCATCGCGTGGCCACAGGGCACGGTCGACGGGCACATCACCCAGATCACCTCGCCGCTGGTATCGGGGGCGCCCCGGGCGCTGGACATCTCCATTCCCTGCCCGGCGATGGCGACCCTGCCGGCCAGCGGCGGATTAGTGATCTCGACGTTGCCGACCGGCGGCGTGGACCCGGGCAAGAACGGCCTGTTCGTCCGCGCCGACAAGGACGTGGTCGTCGTCGCGTTCCGCGACACCGTGGCCGCCGTGGCCAAGCGCTCGGCGATCGCCGCGGGCGCCTGCAGCGTGCTGCACGTCTGGGCCGACGCGGGCGCGGCGGGCGCGGACTTCGTCGGCATCCCCGGCGCCACCGGGATCCTGCCCGCCGAGAAGAAGCCGCAGGTGGGCGGCATCTTCACCGACCTGAAGGTCGCGCCGCAGCCGGGGCTGTCGGCCCGGGTCGACATCGACACCCGATTCATCACGGCGCCGACCACCCTTAAGAAGCTGGTGATGGGTGTCGGCGTACTGGCGGTCCTGGTCGCCATCGTCGCGCTGGCCATGCTGGATCGCCACAGCCGCGGCGGCACCCTGGTCAACTGGCGCTCCCCGATCGCTCGCTGGCGGCGGATCGGCTGGGCCACTTGGCTGAGCGACGTGGGCGTGATCGCGACGCTGCTGGTGTGGCACGTCATCGGCGCCACGTCGTCCGACGACGGCTACAACCTCACCATCGCGCGAGTAGCCCCGAAGGCCGGCTACGTGGCCAACTACTACCGCTACTTCGGTACCACCGAGGCGCCGTTCGACTGGTATCTCGCCGTGCTGTCCAAGCTCGCGTCGGTCAGCACCGCCGGCGTGTGGATGCGGATCCCGGCCACGCTGGCCGGGATCGCATGCTGGCTGGTGATCAGCCATTGGGGACTGCGCCGGCTGGGGCCCGGCAGGGGCGGGCTGGGATCCAACACGGTGGCGGTGCTCACCGGCGGCGTGGTGTTTTTGGCCGCGTGGCTGCCGTTCAACAACGGCCTGCGCCCCGAGCCGCTGATCGCGCTCGGCGTGATCGTCACCTGGATGCTGGTGGAGCGTGCGATCGCGCTGCAGCGGCTGGCTCCCGCCGCGGTGGCCATCGTGGTCGCGATGCTCACCGTGACGTTGGCGCCCCAGGGCTTGATCGCCGTCGCGGCGCTGCTGACCGGGGCACGTGCCATCGCGACGATCATCCGGCGCCGGCGGGCGACCGACGGGTTGTCCCCGCTGGCCGTGCTGGCGGCGTCGCTGTCGCTGATCCTGGTGGTGGTGTTCCGCAGCCAGACGCTGGCGACGGTCGCCGAGTCGGCCCGCATCAAATACAAGGTCGGGCCGACGATCGCGTGGTACCAGGATTGGCTGCGGTACTACTTCCTCACCGTCGAATCCAATCCCGACGGGTCGATGGCGCGGCGCTTCGCCGTGCTGGTGCTGTTCCTCTGCCTGTTCGGCATGCTGGTGGTGCTGCTGCGCCGCGGCCGGGTCCCGGGGTTGGCCAGCGGACCGGCCTGGCGGCTGATCGGCACCACCGCGCTCGGTCTGCTGCTATTGACATTCACGCCGACGAAGTGGGCCGTGCAGTTCGGTGCGTTCGCCAGTCTGGCCGGCGCGCTCGGCGCGGTTACCGCGTTCGCCTTCTCCCGGATCGGTCTGCACAGCCGCCGCAACCTGACGCTGTACGTGACCGCGCTGCTGTTCCTGCTGGCCTGGGCGACGTCGGGCATCAACGGCTGGTTCTACGTCGGCAACTACGGCGTGCCGTGGTTCGACATCCAGCCCGTCGTCGCCAGCCACCCGGTGACGTCGATGTTCCTGGCGATGTCGATCGCGACCGGACTCCTGGCCGCCTGGCTGCACTTCCGGATGGACTACACAGGGCACACCGAGATCAAGGAAAGCCGGCGCAACCGCGTGCTGGCCGCAACTCCCCTGCTGATCGTCGCGACGATCATGGTGCTCGGCGAAGTCGGCTCGCTGGCCAAGGGCGCGGTGTTCCGCTACCCGCTCTACACCACCGCCAAGGCCAACCTGGCCGCCCTGGAGTCCGGTCTCTCGCGTACCAGCTGCGCGATGGCCGACGACGTGCTGACCGAACCCGACCCCAATGTCGGCCTGCTGCAGCCGGTTGCAGGCCAGACGTTCGGACCCGACGGCCCACTGGGCGGCAGCAACCCCGTGGGCTTCAAACCCGACGGGGTCGGTGACGACCTGAGGTCGTACCCCGTGGTGACCAAACCCGGCGTGGTGAATTCCGACGCGTCACCGAACAAGCCCAACGCCGCGATGAGTGACTCCGCGGGCACCGCCGGCGGGAAAGGCCCGATCGGAGTCAACGGTTCGAATGCGGCGCTACCGTTCGGCCTCGACCCGGCCCGCACGCCGGTGATGGGCAGCTACGGCGAGAATTCGCTGTCGGCCACCGCCACCTCGTCGTGGTACCAGCTGCCGCCGCGCACCCCGGAGCGGCCGCTGGTGGTGGTCTCCGCGGCGGGCGCCATCTGGTCGTACAAAGAGGACGGCACCTTCACCTACGGGCAGTCGCTGAAACTGCAGTGGGGCGTCACCCGCCCCGACGGCACCACCCAGCCGCTCGGCGAAGTGCAACCGATCGACATCGGGCCCGAGCCGGCGTGGCGCAACCTGCGGTTCCCGCTGACCTGGGCGCCGCCGGAGGCCAACGTGGCGCGCATCGTCGCCTACGACCCGAACCTCAGTGAGGACCAGTGGTTCGCGTTCACGCCCCCGCGCGTCCCGGTGCTGCAGACCCTGCAGCAGCTGATGGGGTCACAAACCCCCGTGCTGATGGACATCGCCACCGCGGCGAACTTTCCGTGCCAGCGGCCGTTCGCCGAACACCTGGGCGTTGCCGAACTTCCGGGGTACCGCATCCTTCCCGACCACAAACAGACGGCGGCGTCGTCCAACGGATGGCAGGCCGGCGAGGCCGGGGGCCCGTTCCTGTTCACCCAGACGCTGTTGCGGACGTCGACGATCTCGACCTACCTGCGCGGGGACTGGTATCGCGACTGGGGGTCGGTCGAGCAGTATTACCCACTGGTGCCCAGTGACCTGGCGCCTAACGCCGTCGTCGAACAGGGTGTGATGACCGTGAACGGCTGGAGCCGGCAGGGACCGATTCGGGCATTACCGTGA
- a CDS encoding arabinosyltransferase domain-containing protein, with translation MTVSVIEHQAQAAGGTSDNVRVTRWVATIAGLIGFVLSVATPLLPVVQTTAMLNWPQNGQLNNVTAPLISLSPVDVTATVPCDAVRGLPPEGGVVLSTAPKKGKDAALNALFVVVNAKRVDVTDRNVVIASASREQVEGGQCQRVEITSTRAGTFATFVGLTDPAGKPLGGGFNDPNLRPQIVGVFTDLTGPAPPGLKFSATIDTRFSTTPTTLKLLAMVGAILSTIVSLVALWRLDQLDGRRMQRWIPTRWKKFTLADATVIFGFVLWHVIGANSSDDGYILGMARVADHAGYMSNYFRWFGSPEDPFGWYYNLLALMTHVSDDSLWMRLPDLIAGLVCWLLLSREVLPRLGPAVTSSKAANWAAGLVLLTAWMPFDNGLRPEPIIALGSLLTWVLIERSMCASRLTPAALAVVTAAFTLGVQPTGLIAVAALVAGGRPILRILVKRHRLVGTWPLVAPMLAAGFVILTVVFADQTLSTVLEATRIRTAIGPSQAWYTENLRYYYLILPTVDGSLSRRFGFLVTALCLFTALFIMLRRKRVPGVARGPAWRLMGVIFGTMFFLMFTPTKWVHHFGLFAAVGAAMAALTTVLVSPKVLRWSRNRMAFLAALMFVLALCFATTNGWWYVSSYGVPFNSSMPKVGGISISTIFFALFAITAVYAAWLHFADASHGEGRLARALTAAPIPIAAGFMALVFIASMTAGIVRQYPTYSNAWDNLREFSGGCGLADDVLVEPDSNAGFMAPVPGDYGPLGALGGVNPTGFSPNGIPERTLAEAVRETAVPQPGTDYDWYGPTKLTAPGINGSLLPLPYGLDPAQVPVAGSYTSGAQQQSRLTSAWYQLPKPDAGHPLVVVTAAGAIAGNSILHHHTAGQTVELEFGMPGPGGIVQPGGRLVPYDLYGEQPKVWRNLRFARSAMPADAVAVRVVAEDLSLTPEDWIAVTPPRVPELRSLQEYVGSTQPVLMDWAVGLAFPCQQPMLHVNGVTEIPKFRITPDYTAKKQDTDTWQDGVNGGLLGITDLLLRAHVMSTYLSHDWGRDWGSLRRFDTIADAQPARLDLGTATRTGWWSPGQIRIKP, from the coding sequence ATTACCGTGAGCGTCATCGAACACCAAGCACAAGCGGCCGGCGGCACCAGCGACAACGTCCGCGTCACCCGGTGGGTGGCCACGATCGCCGGGCTGATCGGCTTCGTACTGTCGGTCGCCACACCGTTGCTGCCGGTCGTGCAGACCACCGCGATGCTTAACTGGCCGCAAAACGGCCAACTGAATAACGTTACGGCACCGCTCATTTCACTGAGCCCGGTCGACGTGACGGCGACGGTGCCGTGCGACGCGGTGCGCGGATTGCCTCCCGAGGGCGGCGTGGTGCTGAGCACCGCACCCAAGAAGGGCAAGGACGCCGCACTCAACGCGTTGTTCGTCGTCGTCAACGCCAAGCGCGTCGACGTGACCGACCGCAACGTGGTCATCGCCAGCGCGTCGCGTGAGCAAGTGGAAGGGGGCCAGTGCCAGCGCGTCGAGATAACCTCCACCCGCGCAGGCACTTTCGCTACCTTCGTCGGGTTGACCGACCCCGCCGGTAAGCCGCTCGGCGGTGGCTTCAACGACCCCAACCTGCGCCCGCAGATCGTCGGCGTGTTCACCGACCTGACCGGCCCCGCCCCGCCGGGATTGAAGTTCTCGGCGACCATCGACACCCGGTTCTCCACCACCCCAACGACATTGAAGCTGCTGGCGATGGTGGGCGCCATCTTGTCGACCATCGTCTCGCTGGTCGCGCTATGGCGGCTCGACCAGCTCGACGGCCGCCGGATGCAGCGGTGGATCCCGACGCGCTGGAAGAAGTTCACTCTCGCCGACGCCACGGTGATCTTCGGGTTCGTGCTGTGGCATGTGATCGGGGCGAACTCCTCAGACGACGGCTACATCCTGGGCATGGCCCGGGTCGCCGACCACGCCGGCTACATGTCCAACTACTTCCGCTGGTTCGGCAGCCCGGAAGACCCGTTCGGTTGGTACTACAACTTGCTGGCGCTGATGACCCACGTCAGCGACGACAGTTTGTGGATGCGGCTGCCCGACTTGATCGCCGGGCTGGTGTGCTGGCTGCTGCTGTCGCGTGAGGTGCTGCCCCGGTTGGGGCCCGCGGTGACGTCGAGCAAGGCGGCGAACTGGGCGGCGGGCCTGGTTCTGCTGACCGCGTGGATGCCGTTCGACAACGGCCTGCGGCCCGAGCCGATCATCGCGCTGGGTTCGCTGCTGACCTGGGTGCTGATCGAACGCTCGATGTGCGCCTCGCGGCTCACCCCGGCGGCACTGGCGGTGGTCACCGCGGCGTTCACCCTGGGCGTGCAGCCGACCGGGCTGATCGCGGTGGCCGCGCTGGTTGCCGGTGGTCGCCCGATCCTGCGAATTCTGGTGAAACGGCATCGCCTGGTCGGGACCTGGCCGCTGGTGGCGCCGATGCTGGCCGCTGGTTTTGTGATCCTCACGGTGGTGTTCGCCGATCAGACGCTGTCAACGGTGTTGGAAGCCACCAGGATTCGCACCGCTATCGGGCCCAGCCAGGCCTGGTACACCGAGAACCTGCGCTACTACTACCTGATCCTGCCGACCGTCGACGGCTCGCTGTCGCGCCGGTTCGGCTTCCTGGTCACGGCGCTGTGCTTATTCACGGCGCTGTTCATCATGTTGCGGCGCAAGCGAGTTCCCGGAGTGGCCCGCGGGCCGGCCTGGCGGCTGATGGGTGTCATCTTCGGCACCATGTTCTTCCTGATGTTCACCCCGACCAAGTGGGTGCACCACTTCGGGCTGTTCGCCGCGGTGGGCGCGGCGATGGCCGCCCTGACGACGGTGCTGGTGTCGCCGAAGGTGCTGCGCTGGTCGCGCAACCGGATGGCGTTCCTGGCGGCGCTGATGTTCGTGTTGGCCCTGTGCTTCGCCACCACCAACGGATGGTGGTATGTCTCGAGCTACGGCGTGCCGTTCAACAGTTCGATGCCGAAGGTCGGCGGAATCTCAATCAGCACAATATTTTTCGCACTCTTCGCGATTACCGCGGTGTATGCGGCGTGGTTACACTTCGCCGACGCGAGCCATGGCGAGGGCCGGCTGGCGCGGGCGCTGACGGCCGCGCCGATCCCCATCGCGGCAGGCTTCATGGCGCTGGTGTTCATCGCCTCGATGACCGCCGGCATCGTGCGTCAGTACCCGACCTACTCCAATGCCTGGGACAATCTGCGCGAATTCAGCGGCGGTTGCGGGCTGGCCGACGACGTGCTCGTCGAGCCGGACAGCAATGCCGGCTTCATGGCGCCCGTGCCGGGTGATTACGGCCCCTTGGGCGCGCTGGGTGGAGTGAACCCAACGGGATTCAGCCCCAACGGAATACCGGAACGCACCCTGGCCGAAGCCGTGCGGGAGACCGCGGTCCCGCAGCCCGGCACCGACTACGACTGGTACGGGCCGACCAAGCTCACGGCGCCGGGCATCAACGGCTCACTGCTCCCGTTGCCCTACGGGCTGGACCCCGCGCAGGTACCGGTGGCCGGCAGCTACACCAGCGGCGCGCAACAGCAGAGCAGGCTCACCTCGGCGTGGTACCAGCTGCCGAAGCCGGACGCCGGGCATCCACTGGTGGTGGTGACCGCCGCGGGCGCGATCGCCGGCAACAGCATCCTGCACCACCACACCGCCGGGCAGACCGTGGAACTGGAATTCGGTATGCCCGGACCCGGCGGCATCGTGCAGCCGGGCGGCCGGCTGGTGCCGTATGACCTGTACGGGGAGCAACCGAAGGTGTGGCGCAACCTGCGCTTTGCGCGCTCGGCGATGCCCGCCGACGCGGTCGCGGTGCGGGTGGTGGCAGAGGACCTGTCGCTGACGCCCGAAGACTGGATCGCGGTGACCCCGCCGCGGGTGCCGGAGTTGCGCTCGTTGCAGGAGTACGTCGGTTCGACGCAGCCGGTGCTAATGGACTGGGCGGTCGGGCTGGCATTCCCGTGCCAGCAGCCGATGCTCCATGTCAACGGCGTCACCGAGATCCCGAAGTTCCGCATCACGCCGGACTACACGGCCAAGAAACAGGACACCGACACCTGGCAGGACGGCGTCAACGGCGGCCTGCTGGGCATCACCGACTTGCTGCTGCGCGCCCACGTGATGTCGACCTACCTGTCCCACGACTGGGGGCGCGACTGGGGGTCGCTGCGCAGGTTCGACACGATCGCCGACGCCCAGCCGGCGCGGCTCGACTTGGGCACCGCGACCCGCACCGGATGGTGGTCGCCCGGCCAGATCCGAATCAAGCCCTAG
- the glsA gene encoding glutaminase A: MQLPLDAELNAIFDEVAGMDAGKVADYIPALREANPDWFGVSLVTVDSHRYDVGDSEQSFTIQSVSKPFAYAMALEKHGIDAVLQRVGVEPSGDPFNSIEFDMTTRRPYNPMVNAGAIMTSSLLDGAAAVDAGFARFAGRALKLDEEVFQSESDSGDRNRAIAYLMRNFGMLEAEVETTLQAYFRQCALLVDARDLATMGATLANRGVNPMTGERAVSGVNVVRVLSAMSTCGMYDYAGEWLYNVGLPAKSGVSGAVLAVMPGQFGLAIFSPRLDSHGNSVRGIGFCKAVSERFSLHLFSPAAVDHSVVRRAYGGDIVRSNRHRLAFQDSALKRLGSTTRVLELQGQLRFGSCEVLSRAIAAELDDAEVMILDFRRVSAVGRSASKLLRAIGEMFEKSPSQVVVAAAPREVAESLGALSFDALADALEWREDQLLERADLEPGPARIPLADVEVLHGVDADLLPMIEAAGTYRRYQDGEMIFNAGDRADRIYFLVEGRVDVVLVMGETFARATTLGPGATFGEMAALYGGARSAGVRAAMPSVCFELEVAELDRLSRDRPGISLQLHTNIGRALANRVGQLSDEVAALRQ; the protein is encoded by the coding sequence ATGCAGCTACCTCTGGATGCTGAGCTCAACGCGATCTTCGATGAGGTCGCCGGCATGGATGCGGGTAAAGTCGCTGACTACATTCCAGCGTTACGGGAAGCCAACCCGGACTGGTTCGGCGTCAGCCTCGTCACTGTCGACAGCCACCGGTATGACGTCGGTGATTCCGAGCAGAGCTTCACTATCCAGTCGGTATCGAAACCCTTCGCATACGCGATGGCGCTCGAAAAGCACGGTATCGACGCGGTGCTGCAGCGAGTCGGAGTCGAACCGTCCGGAGACCCCTTCAACTCGATCGAATTCGACATGACCACTCGCCGTCCCTATAACCCCATGGTCAATGCCGGCGCGATCATGACGTCCAGCCTGCTCGACGGGGCGGCGGCCGTCGACGCGGGCTTCGCCCGGTTTGCCGGCCGGGCCCTGAAGCTGGACGAGGAGGTATTTCAGTCCGAGTCCGACAGCGGCGACCGCAACCGGGCGATCGCGTACCTGATGCGCAACTTCGGCATGCTCGAGGCGGAGGTCGAGACCACCCTGCAGGCGTATTTCCGGCAGTGCGCCCTACTCGTCGACGCCCGCGACCTCGCAACCATGGGCGCGACGCTGGCCAACCGCGGCGTGAACCCGATGACCGGCGAGCGCGCGGTGAGTGGCGTGAACGTCGTGCGGGTGCTGAGCGCGATGAGCACCTGCGGCATGTACGACTACGCCGGCGAGTGGCTTTACAACGTGGGCCTTCCGGCCAAGAGCGGCGTGTCTGGTGCGGTGCTCGCCGTGATGCCGGGGCAGTTCGGCCTGGCGATCTTCTCCCCTCGTCTCGACTCGCATGGCAACAGCGTTCGGGGGATCGGCTTCTGCAAGGCGGTCTCCGAGCGCTTCAGCCTGCATCTGTTCAGTCCGGCAGCTGTGGACCACTCCGTTGTCCGGCGCGCCTATGGCGGCGACATTGTCCGGTCGAATCGACACCGACTGGCCTTCCAGGACTCTGCCCTCAAGAGACTGGGCAGCACCACGAGGGTGCTCGAATTGCAGGGTCAGCTTCGCTTCGGCTCGTGCGAGGTACTGAGCCGCGCCATTGCGGCCGAGCTGGACGATGCCGAGGTGATGATTCTCGACTTCCGCAGGGTCAGCGCGGTCGGTCGCAGCGCAAGCAAGCTGCTGCGGGCGATCGGCGAGATGTTCGAGAAGTCGCCCAGTCAGGTGGTGGTCGCCGCGGCGCCGCGCGAAGTGGCGGAAAGCCTTGGGGCACTGTCGTTTGACGCCCTCGCCGACGCGCTCGAGTGGCGCGAAGACCAACTCCTCGAACGGGCGGACCTCGAACCCGGCCCGGCCCGCATCCCGCTCGCCGACGTCGAGGTGCTGCACGGCGTGGACGCCGACTTGCTGCCGATGATCGAGGCCGCCGGCACGTATCGCCGCTACCAAGACGGCGAGATGATTTTCAACGCGGGCGACCGCGCTGACCGGATCTACTTCCTGGTCGAGGGCCGCGTCGACGTCGTGTTGGTGATGGGAGAGACGTTTGCGCGGGCGACCACGCTCGGGCCCGGTGCGACGTTCGGGGAAATGGCGGCGCTGTATGGGGGTGCCCGATCCGCCGGGGTGCGGGCGGCGATGCCTAGCGTCTGCTTCGAGTTGGAGGTAGCAGAGCTCGACCGGCTGAGCCGCGACCGGCCGGGGATATCGCTACAGCTGCACACCAACATCGGCCGGGCGCTGGCCAACCGGGTAGGCCAGCTCAGCGACGAGGTTGCCGCGCTGCGGCAATGA